AATAACCAGGTTTCAGCATGCTGTACCGCAGTTTTCAACTGATCACCCATGGCCAGACGTCCGGCAATGAAACTGGCCAGTGAACAGCCTGAACCATGATATTCACCTGGCAGACGTGGACAGCGAGTTTCGTTGACCAGCTCACCTGCGATATATAGGCTGTTCTGAATGTAATCTGGCGTATTTTCATGGCCACCTTTGACCAAAACTGCCTGTGCACCCATTTCAAATAATTTTTGAGTGGCCAGTTTGAGGTCTTGCTCACCCGTCAGGGCGCGTAGTTCAACCGTGTTCGGCGTTAAGATAGTGGCTAATGGAATCAACTGGGTAAATGCTTTGACCAGCGTTTCTTGATTACCCAGCGAACCGCCACTATTCGCGACCAAAACCGGATCCAGCACATACAGATAATCTGGATGTGCAGCCAGAAACTCGGCCAGTGCTGCGATATTGTCTGTGGTGCCTAACATGCCAGATTTTACGCAACGAATGGGCAGGTCATTGACCACCGCATTGGCCTGTGCCAACAGCAATTCTCTGGAAGTGGCTTCGAAACCAAAAACCTGCTGTGAATTTTGAATAGTGAGGGCTGTGCAGGCAATTGCCGCATGTGCACCACTTTGACCAATGGCTTCAATATCTGCTTGAAGGCCGGCTCCACCTGAAGGGTCTAAACCGGAAAAGCAAAGTACGGTAGGGCGCAAAATGATGTCCTTCATTCACTAAAATTGCATTAGTATAGGCAAATTTGAATGAACTCTCGATATTAATTTATATCGGTACTAATGAGAGGGGATGGGCGGTGATTAAGAATATTTTAATTGATCTGGATGGGACATTAACCGATCCGAAAGTGGGGATTACGACGTCTGCACGCTATGGTCTGGAAAAGATCGGTCATCCGATTAGTGACGAGATCAATATCGACTGGATTATTGGTCCGCCCTTAAAAGCCTCGCTTGCCAAAATTTTAAATGTTGAGGCCGATCATGTTCTGGCTGAACAGGCCTTGATGGGTTATCGGGAGCGCTTTGCAGTCAAGGGTCTCTATGAAAATCATGTTTTTGAGGGTGTAGCAGAAACGCTGGCAGAACTGAAACGCCGTGGTTATCGCTTGTTTGTCGCTACAGCAAAACCGACAGTGTATGCCAAACAGATTCTGGAACATTTTGATCTGGCCCAGTATTTTACCGACATTTATGGTAGTGAGCTGAATGGCGAGCGAACCAATAAAGCTGAGCTGATTCAGTATATTTTAGAGCAGCAAAAATTACAGGCCGATCAATGCCTGATGGTGGGTGACCGTGAGCATGACATTTTTGGTGCCCGTCACAATGGTATTGATACTATTGCGGTAAGTTATGGTTATGGCAGTCAGGAAGAATTAGCACTGGCACAACCTAAATATAAAATAGACCGCTTTAATCAGTTGCTAGATTATTTTAAATAAATCCTAATTTTTGCTTATTTTATTTGAGCTGATTTTGATAAATGTTTTTGTTTATAAACTGGTTCATCTATACAGATCAACTCTCTTATTAGATTGTTATCTCGATAAAAATCCCGCAGCATGCGGGATTTTTGCTCTTACAAGAACATTTAAAGCGTCAAAAACCAGGTCGATGCCAACACCACCATAATGATAATCACCAGTAAAATATTGATGATCGTCATTCGATGTTGGGGTGGAACTCTGGCTTTGGTCAGTGCATTTCCTGCATGGTCAAACAGGATGACATTTTGCACGCTACTTTCATAACCGAGTTCGAGTAATGCGCGTTTTTCAACTTCGGTTAAGCCGTCTTCAGGCAGATCCATGATTTGCAGCAACGCTATAGGGCTAAATAGTTTCTTCATCATCGATGAGGGTAACAGCTGTTTCAGCGTCACTGAGGCTGCATCAAAGTCGGCAATAATGCTCCGCGGATGGGCATAAGGTACATTCGGTAGCAGGGTATGCGTAATCGTGCCGTCTATATTCATCAGCTGCATTTTATCTTTATAGATTTGCACCCATACAGCATCTGGAAATTTCACTAATTGATCTTGCAGCATGGAGAAAGTCTGATTTTGCTGATATTTAATCATTAAATAATCGATAAACAAATCCCGCATCAAGACGGGATTTGTAAGGTTCGGTTATTTGGCAGGAGCACCATATTCATTGTTTTGTTGCTTGGTTTCAGTTGCCCACCACCAGATCAGTACCAGTATACCAATCACGGTAAGCGTCAGTAATTGCCACCAACCAGAGCGTCCTACATCATGCAAGCGACGCGCGCCAACGGCCAGACTTGGGACTAGAAGTACCAGATTAAGCAGGCTATTTACCAGTGGTTTAGTGCCTAAAACTGTATCAATTACCTCAGCAATAATGCCTAAAATTACACAGAACAGCATAAAGAACCAAAATTCTTTACGGCGTGCGCGGCCGGAAAAGTTTGCATAGTTGGTCAGACATTTTACAAACCAGTCAATGCTGCTGTAATTTTCCTCGGCCTGATCCAGATTTGAATATTTGCCGAGCTGAGTGGAAATTTTTTCTCCCAGATAAATAGAACTACCTAAGGCCAGATAAACTTCAGAGGCTTCACCCGCGACATTTACGATAAAATCGACCCGATCACCGCGTGAAGGTGGACGCTCACTACGCCAGTCTGCGCCATTAAAGCTATAGCGCTGATTATCATCCCCCGAGATAAAACCGGTATTGTGTTGAATAGAAAAATCAAGGATTGAACCTTTCATGCTTGCTCTCGTCTATTAAGCCAGATTATTGTTTTAAAGCGACGCAATTTCTTATCAGAATAACTTTAGCATAATCTAATTTTTAAAAAATCATAGTGGAATGACAGTAATTTTCTCATGTTTTTAAAAGCCTTATCGCAATAGTGATTCAGTATTCAATCAACAAAAAATGTAGCGTTGCATGATTTGCAATGAAGAAAATTAAATAGTAATGGAGCTGATTTATCTCTGAATCTTTTATAAGAAATTAAAGCTAAATCTATCTGATGAATATCAAATTTTTCTTTGGAGCTATGGTTTGGTGTTATTAAATTTAATATGATGATAAACAAATACTTATAATATTTAAATTTACAAAAAGTATATAATAATACTAATAAATACAACATTTTATTCATACTTTTTATCTATTAGTAATGATTTTTTAAAATCAACAGGCGTATAATAAAAAGCTTCATATTGTGATGAAGGTATCACATTCAATGTATCTCTCCCCATTATCGAAGGCCGTTTACCTTTGCTGTGCCTCTTTCATCTTAACCACGACCACTGTGCATGCTGAAGCTGCTTTCAGTTCGGAAAGCCCGTGGATGCTCGGTGACTGGAACGGGCAACGTACAGCACTCCAAAATCAGGGCTATGATTTCAGTTTTGGTTATACGGGTGAAATGGCAAGCCTGATTGATGCGCAAAGATCTTCAAGCCATAGAACTGAATATGCGGACCAGTTTGTTTTTGGGGCACATCTGGATCTGGCAAAGATTGCAGGTTGGCAAGATACCGAAGCGCAAATTACTGTCACCCAGCGTAATGGTCAGTCACTGTCTCAAAGCACTGCTGCTTTAAACGACCATCTGAGTTCAGTGCAAGAGGTCTGGGGCCGTGGTCAAACCTGGCGTCTGACTGATTTATGGATCAAGAAAAAATTCCTGGAACAAAAACTGGATGTGAAAGTCGGACGCTTTGGTGAAGGCGAAGACTTCAACAGTTTTGACTGCGATTTCCAGAATCTGGCCCTATGCGGTTCACAAGTCGGGAATTGGGTTGGCGATCAGTGGTACAACTGGCCGGTAAGCCAATGGGCTGCACGAGTCAAATACAACATTAACCCTGAATTTTATGCCCAGGTCGGGGTTTATGAGTACAACCCTGAGAATCTGGAACGTGGTAAAGGGTTTAATCTGAGTACGGATGGTTCTAAAGGGGCAATGCTTCCTGCAGAAGTGGTTTGGACGCCTAAACTGGGTGAACAGAAACTACCGGGTGAATATCGTGCCGGTTATTACTACAGTACAGCGGATGCTGAAGTCATTTCCAATCCAGATCAAACAGATCACCACCACGGTGGCTGGATCGTTGCCAAGCAACAATTGACTGCACATGACGGAGATACTTCGCGTGGTTTGACCGGCTTTATAAATGCGACAGTGCATGACTCCAAAACCAATACCGTCAGCGATATGCAAAATATTGGACTGGTTTATAAGGGTGCAATGGATTCACGCCCTCAAGATGAAATCGCATTTGGTATTGCACGCATCAACATGAATGACGATGTCAGTGCTGACCATCATCAAGAAATCGATGCAGAAATTTATTATGGCTTACATGCCACCAACTGGCTCACTATTCGCCCGAATGTGCAATATGTGCGTCACGTCGGTGCGGACAAAGACGGTGAAAATGTATGGGTGGGCGGAATCAAGTTTAATACGTCATTTTAAAACATAGTTTTTAGTTGCAAATACACTATTGAATCTCTAGGTACTTTGTTGCAGTAATGGGCAATGCCTGCTTAAGACATTGATGTATTTATAACTCAGAATTTAACAATAAGGGTGCTCATGCCTGTCATGTGCATGGACTTTCAAAAAAACTTTTATAGGTGTTCAATATGAATACTTCATCATCAGGTTCGGTACTGAAAACGATTTTAGCGGTCATTGCCGCTGTTTTCGGTATAGGACTGCTGATTGGAGGGATTTATCTTGCAGTGCTGGGTGGGTCTTGGTACTACATCATTGCAGGTATTCTCTTTATTGCGACCGCAGTTCTCTTGTATAAACGAAAAAGTGCTGCACTCCTTGTTTATGCCATATTCGTTTTGGCGACAGTGGTGTGGGGGCTGTGGGAAGTCGGTTCAGATTTCTTTGCACTTGCGCCGCGTTTAGATATTTTAGGGCTGTTTGGTCTGGCCCTGCTGATTCCGGCGGTAACACGCGGTTTTGATCAAAGCAAAGGTGCGAAAATTGCCCTGGGTGGTTCACTGGCCATTACCATCGCTGTCATGATTTATGCTGTATTTAATGACCCGCAAGAAATTCGCGGTGAATTAAAATCCCAGCAGCCTGCAACTCACCAGCCAATTCCCGGTGTGGCAGATGAAGACTGGCCGGCTTATGGCCGTACCCAGTCCGGTTTGCGTTATTCACCCTTAAAGCAGATTAATACTGAAAATGTCAAAGATTTGCAGGTGGCTTGGGAATATCACACGGGCGAATTCAAGACTGAAAATGACTCGGGTGAAACCACCAATCAGGTTACCCCAATTAAGGTGGGTGACAACATGTACATCTGTACCACTCACCAGAAATTGACTGCGCTTGATCCGGCAACCGGTAAGGCGAAATGGACCTATGATCCAAAGTTGAAAGCTGATCATACCTATCAGCATTTAACCTGCCGTGGTGTATCTTATTATGATGTCAACAATACGGCTGGTTTTGAAAGCAGTCTTGCTGCTAAGAAAACCACATCGGCTGAATGTCCGCAAAAAGTCATTTTACCGGTCAATGATGGGCGTCTGGTTGCGGTAAATGCAACCACCGGTAAAGTCTGCTCTGACTTTGGTAAAAATGGCGAAGTTGATCTGCAAAAAGATATGCCATTCCCATATCCAGGCGGTTATATTCCAACCTCACCGCCTGTAGTAACCGGCACTACGATCATTATTGCGGGTTCAACTACAGATAACTATTCAACTGAAGAACCATCGGGTGTGATCCGTGGTTATGATGTCAATACCGGTGAACTGCTTTGGGTATTTGACACAGGCGCTGAAGATCCGAATTTGATTCCTGCACCGGGTCAAAAATTTGTACATAACTCTCCAAATGCTTGGGCACCTTTGGCCTATGATGCAGAGCTGGATATCGTCTACGTACCAACGGGTGTCGGTACCCCGGATATTTACGGTGGTCACCGGACTGAACTGGACGAGCGTTATGCCAACTCGATGCTGGCCTTGAATGCAACGACCGGTAAGCTGGTATGGAACTTCCAGACTACCCATCATGATTTGTGGGATATGGACGTACCTTCACAGCCGACATTGACCGAGATTAAAGATAAAAATGGCAATATGGTTCCAGCCATTTATGTCTTGACCAAAACCGGGAATGCTTTTGTGCTGGATCGCCGTAATGGTAAAGCGATTGTGCCGATTACCGAGAAACCGGTACCACAATCTGTGAAACGTGGACCCCAAACCAAAGGTGAGTTCTATTCTAAAACTCAACCGTTCTCTGATTTTAATCTGGCGCCACAAGATAAATTGACCGATAAACAGATGTGGGGTGCGACCATGTTTGACCAGTTGGTCTGCCGTGTTGCATTCCATAAACTGAATTACGATGGCATTTATACACCACCTTCTGAAAATGGGACACTGGTCTTCCCGGGCAATTTGGGTGTGTTTGAATGGGGTGGTATGTCGGTGAATCCGGACCGTCAAATTGCATTAACCAACCCGATTGGCCTGCCATTTGTATCAAAACTGATTCCTCAAGATCCGAACCGTCCTAAGACGGCTAAAGGTGCAGGTACAGAAGCCGGCGTTCAACCGATGTATGGTGTGCCTTATGGCGTTGAAATCAGTGCGTTCCTGTCTCCATTCGGTCTACCATGTAAACAGCCATCATGGGGCTTTGTTGCAGGTGTGGACTTAAATACTCATGAAGTGGCATGGAAACGCCGCATCGGTACCATTCGTGACAGTATGCCGGGCATTCCATTGCCGCCATTCAAAATGGGTGTGCCGATGTTGGGTGGTCCTATTTCAACTGCGGGCAACGTGATGTTTGTGGGCGGAACTCAAGATAACTATATCCGTGCCATTAACGTGAACAACGGTGATGAATTGTGGAAAGGCCGTCTTCCTGCAGGTGGTCAGGCTACGCCAATGACTTATGAAGCCAATGGCAAGCAGTATGTGGTCATTATGGCGGGTGGTCATGGTTCCTTTGGCACCAAAATGGGTGACTCTCTGGTGGCTTATGCCTTGCCAGACAATAAATAGTTAAACTTTTAAATCAGTATGAAGGAGCCTGATTCGTCAGGCTTTTTTATACGCTATTGTTGAATGCCTACATCGAGTTTTAAGGACACAGAGAAATGATGTTGATTTGTTGCTGAAAGCTCAATTTCATTCAGATCGCATTAAAATAATATGCTTTGTATATGGCTGATTTTAAGCGAAATTCAGATAAAGGATTAATTAAGTCTAAATTTATCGAACACAGAATTTTTAAGCTCAAAATATTCCTATTCATTGAGCGAACTATATGTCATCGAATTAGCATACTTATTTGGTATCGATGCTTAAAACAAAATGAGTTGAATCATGAGATGTACGCCATCTCGATAAGGTATTTGCCGCATTAAACCACTTTCAAATAAGGCCTGTCATTTATGTACCAAAGCCCGAAATTTCCATTCGTGAGATCGACCTTGTCCTGCCTGATTGCTTGCGCAGGTCAGAACATTTATGCAGAAAATGATACACAAGAAGTCCAAAGGTTAGACACGATTGTCATTCAAGCGACCCGTACAGATCGGGAGCGATTGACCACACCGGCGTCAGTGTATTATCTGAATCAAGAACAAGATAACAGCATGAATGTGAATCTTTCGGAAACATTAAAAGGCGTTCCGGGATTACAGTTAAACAATCGTGAAAACTATGCCCAAGACCTACAAATTTCGATGCGAGGCTTTGGGGCACGTTCCAGTTTTGGTGTGCGTGGTGTGCGTTTATATGTAGATGGAATCCCTGCAACAATGCCGGATGGACAGGGGCAAACCTCGAATATTGACTTGAATAGTCTGGACCATATTGAAGTATTGGGTGGTGGATTTTCATCAC
The nucleotide sequence above comes from Acinetobacter lwoffii. Encoded proteins:
- a CDS encoding DUF805 domain-containing protein yields the protein MKGSILDFSIQHNTGFISGDDNQRYSFNGADWRSERPPSRGDRVDFIVNVAGEASEVYLALGSSIYLGEKISTQLGKYSNLDQAEENYSSIDWFVKCLTNYANFSGRARRKEFWFFMLFCVILGIIAEVIDTVLGTKPLVNSLLNLVLLVPSLAVGARRLHDVGRSGWWQLLTLTVIGILVLIWWWATETKQQNNEYGAPAK
- a CDS encoding carbohydrate porin, with the translated sequence MYLSPLSKAVYLCCASFILTTTTVHAEAAFSSESPWMLGDWNGQRTALQNQGYDFSFGYTGEMASLIDAQRSSSHRTEYADQFVFGAHLDLAKIAGWQDTEAQITVTQRNGQSLSQSTAALNDHLSSVQEVWGRGQTWRLTDLWIKKKFLEQKLDVKVGRFGEGEDFNSFDCDFQNLALCGSQVGNWVGDQWYNWPVSQWAARVKYNINPEFYAQVGVYEYNPENLERGKGFNLSTDGSKGAMLPAEVVWTPKLGEQKLPGEYRAGYYYSTADAEVISNPDQTDHHHGGWIVAKQQLTAHDGDTSRGLTGFINATVHDSKTNTVSDMQNIGLVYKGAMDSRPQDEIAFGIARINMNDDVSADHHQEIDAEIYYGLHATNWLTIRPNVQYVRHVGADKDGENVWVGGIKFNTSF
- a CDS encoding glucose/quinate/shikimate family membrane-bound PQQ-dependent dehydrogenase — translated: MNTSSSGSVLKTILAVIAAVFGIGLLIGGIYLAVLGGSWYYIIAGILFIATAVLLYKRKSAALLVYAIFVLATVVWGLWEVGSDFFALAPRLDILGLFGLALLIPAVTRGFDQSKGAKIALGGSLAITIAVMIYAVFNDPQEIRGELKSQQPATHQPIPGVADEDWPAYGRTQSGLRYSPLKQINTENVKDLQVAWEYHTGEFKTENDSGETTNQVTPIKVGDNMYICTTHQKLTALDPATGKAKWTYDPKLKADHTYQHLTCRGVSYYDVNNTAGFESSLAAKKTTSAECPQKVILPVNDGRLVAVNATTGKVCSDFGKNGEVDLQKDMPFPYPGGYIPTSPPVVTGTTIIIAGSTTDNYSTEEPSGVIRGYDVNTGELLWVFDTGAEDPNLIPAPGQKFVHNSPNAWAPLAYDAELDIVYVPTGVGTPDIYGGHRTELDERYANSMLALNATTGKLVWNFQTTHHDLWDMDVPSQPTLTEIKDKNGNMVPAIYVLTKTGNAFVLDRRNGKAIVPITEKPVPQSVKRGPQTKGEFYSKTQPFSDFNLAPQDKLTDKQMWGATMFDQLVCRVAFHKLNYDGIYTPPSENGTLVFPGNLGVFEWGGMSVNPDRQIALTNPIGLPFVSKLIPQDPNRPKTAKGAGTEAGVQPMYGVPYGVEISAFLSPFGLPCKQPSWGFVAGVDLNTHEVAWKRRIGTIRDSMPGIPLPPFKMGVPMLGGPISTAGNVMFVGGTQDNYIRAINVNNGDELWKGRLPAGGQATPMTYEANGKQYVVIMAGGHGSFGTKMGDSLVAYALPDNK
- a CDS encoding HAD family hydrolase, coding for MIKNILIDLDGTLTDPKVGITTSARYGLEKIGHPISDEINIDWIIGPPLKASLAKILNVEADHVLAEQALMGYRERFAVKGLYENHVFEGVAETLAELKRRGYRLFVATAKPTVYAKQILEHFDLAQYFTDIYGSELNGERTNKAELIQYILEQQKLQADQCLMVGDREHDIFGARHNGIDTIAVSYGYGSQEELALAQPKYKIDRFNQLLDYFK
- a CDS encoding hydroxymethylpyrimidine/phosphomethylpyrimidine kinase, translated to MRPTVLCFSGLDPSGGAGLQADIEAIGQSGAHAAIACTALTIQNSQQVFGFEATSRELLLAQANAVVNDLPIRCVKSGMLGTTDNIAALAEFLAAHPDYLYVLDPVLVANSGGSLGNQETLVKAFTQLIPLATILTPNTVELRALTGEQDLKLATQKLFEMGAQAVLVKGGHENTPDYIQNSLYIAGELVNETRCPRLPGEYHGSGCSLASFIAGRLAMGDQLKTAVQHAETWLFGVLKNAEIPVPNGQRIPKRF